Proteins encoded together in one Synechococcus sp. BL107 window:
- a CDS encoding ferredoxin--nitrite reductase encodes MTASSPTKPYLEGKKLNKIEQNKANKDGLLVGSEIDQFAELGWEQVDETDLQLRLKWYGMFWRPKTPGKFMLRLRVPNGVLSAQQLRVIASIVERYGENGSCDITTRQNLQLRGVLLGDFPEILKRLKEAGLSSIQSGFDNPRNVTGNPLAGIDPEEIIDTRPYTTELQNFLTNNCEGNPEFSNLPRKWNTAVAGSKDNFLLHNDIIFHPVEHNGVMGFGVWIAGILSSQLNAYALPLNAWVTPDQICDMTATVVKIWRDNGERDKRPKGRFRLYLDEVGLDAFRAMVEERFGPLTPDPGSVFNAEPRSHYGIHPQKQEGLSFAGLHVPVGRLTAQDLHDLSTASLQYGSGEIRLTEDQNVILVGISENTVGALKADPLLQRFPLEPGTIAAGTVSCTGSTYCSFALTNTKDQALKAAHELDAELNLPDELKIHWTGCPNTCGQAYMGAIGLTGTKAKNSDGVMGEGYTITIGGSQGANPTLGELHQKSVPAEQIKSVLKDVLIEQFGATEKLKH; translated from the coding sequence ATGACAGCAAGTTCCCCAACCAAGCCTTATCTAGAGGGCAAGAAGCTCAACAAAATTGAGCAAAATAAAGCCAATAAAGATGGTCTACTCGTTGGCAGCGAAATTGATCAATTCGCTGAGCTGGGCTGGGAACAAGTTGATGAAACAGATTTACAACTCCGTCTGAAGTGGTATGGGATGTTCTGGCGCCCCAAAACACCGGGCAAGTTTATGCTTCGCCTTAGAGTTCCCAACGGTGTTTTGTCAGCTCAGCAGCTCAGAGTTATTGCATCAATTGTTGAGCGTTACGGAGAAAATGGAAGCTGCGATATCACGACTCGTCAAAATCTTCAACTTCGTGGCGTTCTCCTCGGAGATTTTCCTGAAATCCTAAAACGTTTAAAAGAAGCAGGATTGAGTTCAATTCAGTCTGGCTTCGATAACCCTCGCAATGTGACTGGCAATCCTCTGGCAGGAATCGATCCCGAAGAAATTATCGACACACGACCATACACAACCGAGCTTCAGAACTTCCTCACGAATAATTGTGAGGGAAATCCCGAATTTTCCAACCTTCCACGCAAATGGAACACCGCCGTTGCCGGATCAAAAGATAATTTTTTACTTCATAACGACATTATTTTCCATCCCGTAGAGCACAACGGTGTGATGGGATTTGGGGTTTGGATAGCTGGGATTCTTTCCTCACAGCTCAATGCTTATGCACTACCTCTGAATGCTTGGGTAACGCCCGATCAGATCTGTGACATGACTGCAACGGTCGTCAAAATCTGGCGTGACAACGGCGAGCGTGACAAACGGCCCAAAGGACGCTTCCGTCTGTATCTCGATGAAGTGGGACTCGATGCCTTCAGGGCAATGGTGGAAGAACGCTTCGGCCCCCTCACCCCGGATCCCGGTTCTGTCTTTAATGCAGAGCCCCGTTCTCATTATGGGATCCACCCTCAAAAACAAGAAGGTCTTTCCTTTGCAGGCTTGCACGTTCCAGTAGGGCGTTTAACAGCTCAAGATCTTCATGATTTATCCACAGCTAGCCTTCAATATGGCAGCGGAGAAATACGACTCACAGAAGACCAAAATGTCATTCTCGTTGGCATTTCAGAGAACACAGTCGGCGCACTGAAAGCAGATCCTTTACTACAACGTTTTCCTTTAGAGCCTGGCACCATTGCAGCAGGAACAGTGTCTTGCACAGGCAGCACCTACTGCAGCTTTGCACTCACCAATACCAAAGATCAAGCTCTCAAAGCAGCCCATGAACTGGATGCTGAACTGAACCTTCCCGACGAGCTGAAAATTCATTGGACAGGCTGCCCCAATACTTGCGGCCAGGCTTACATGGGCGCGATCGGACTCACTGGCACCAAAGCGAAAAATAGCGATGGTGTGATGGGTGAGGGCTACACCATCACCATCGGCGGTTCACAAGGAGCCAATCCAACTCTTGGTGAGCTACATCAAAAATCTGTACCAGCTGAACAGATTAAATCGGTATTGAAAGACGTCCTCATCGAACAGTTCGGCGCCACAGAAAAACTTAAACACTGA
- a CDS encoding MFS transporter, with product MDTACGNVSLLRPPVDLQRPRIPTLLSAFLTLLNDRLSESIVFPLLPFLLAQFAPNGRTLGLLAGSYALSQFLVTPLIGALSDRYGRRPVIAICVAGSVVGLGLFAITLSVPWPEASLWPLILLFSARVIDGISGGTAATASAVLADISSPEQRARTFGLIGVAFGLGFILGPFLGGQLAQIAVPLPIWVATGFACLNLLVVLTLLPETHPVEERQDLPQRRDLNPFRRIGQVLINPSVGRLCGAFFLFFLAFNGFTAILVLYFKQRFGWGPELSTTAFLVVGVVATVVQGGLIGPLVQRFGEWKLTLFGLGLVIAGCLLIPAVGATDRAPAIFCSVGILALGTGLVTPSLRSLVSRRLSNEGQGTALGSLQALQSLGSFLGPPIAGISYDLLGPTSPFVLAATLLVIVIALVSRSPLTKNLQLST from the coding sequence ATGGACACGGCCTGTGGGAATGTGAGTCTCCTCCGGCCACCGGTCGATTTGCAGCGTCCCCGCATACCAACACTGCTGAGCGCATTTTTAACGCTGCTCAACGATCGACTAAGCGAAAGCATCGTCTTTCCCCTGCTGCCCTTCCTGTTGGCACAGTTCGCGCCGAATGGACGAACGCTCGGGCTCTTAGCCGGTAGCTATGCGTTGTCTCAATTCCTGGTCACTCCACTCATCGGAGCCCTTAGCGACCGCTATGGGCGAAGGCCCGTAATCGCCATTTGCGTAGCGGGATCTGTAGTTGGACTGGGTCTGTTTGCAATCACCCTCAGCGTGCCTTGGCCAGAAGCGAGTTTGTGGCCCTTAATCTTGTTATTCAGCGCACGCGTCATCGACGGCATCAGCGGAGGGACGGCAGCGACCGCCTCAGCGGTTCTGGCCGATATCAGCTCCCCGGAACAACGGGCCCGCACCTTTGGCCTCATCGGGGTGGCCTTCGGGCTGGGCTTCATTTTGGGACCCTTCCTCGGAGGTCAGCTCGCACAGATCGCCGTTCCACTACCCATTTGGGTCGCGACAGGTTTCGCTTGCCTGAACTTGCTGGTGGTTCTCACCTTGCTGCCAGAAACCCACCCAGTCGAAGAACGCCAAGATCTGCCACAACGTCGAGACCTCAATCCATTTCGGCGCATTGGTCAGGTGCTGATCAACCCAAGCGTTGGCCGGCTGTGCGGCGCATTTTTTCTGTTCTTCCTTGCCTTCAACGGTTTCACGGCAATTCTGGTGCTGTATTTCAAGCAACGGTTCGGATGGGGACCCGAACTTTCCACCACAGCCTTCCTCGTTGTGGGTGTTGTAGCGACCGTCGTCCAGGGAGGCTTAATCGGTCCATTGGTTCAGCGCTTTGGTGAATGGAAACTCACCCTGTTCGGACTAGGCCTCGTCATTGCGGGTTGTCTGTTAATTCCAGCCGTCGGGGCAACCGATCGAGCGCCCGCCATTTTCTGCTCAGTCGGGATCTTGGCCCTTGGAACCGGGCTCGTCACACCAAGTTTACGAAGCCTAGTGTCACGAAGACTGAGTAATGAAGGACAAGGAACTGCACTCGGCAGCTTGCAAGCACTGCAAAGTTTGGGAAGTTTTCTGGGCCCACCAATTGCAGGAATCAGCTACGACCTTCTTGGACCGACCAGCCCCTTCGTGCTCGCCGCAACACTCCTCGTCATCGTCATCGCATTAGTTTCCAGAAGTCCACTCACCAAAAACCTTCAACTGAGTACTTGA
- a CDS encoding MoaD/ThiS family protein encodes MAKLTRWQQVIWTLEPHQSVLASVLRVLLFASLRDRAGWEERSIPVSEAGLTAAQVWDQLELGPLESVCVAVNQELVRSDQPLRAGDELAFLPPFTGG; translated from the coding sequence ATGGCCAAACTCACGCGCTGGCAGCAAGTGATCTGGACGCTAGAACCGCATCAGTCGGTTTTGGCCTCTGTGCTTCGGGTGCTGTTGTTCGCGTCATTGCGAGATCGTGCTGGCTGGGAGGAGCGAAGCATCCCGGTCTCAGAAGCGGGACTCACAGCAGCCCAGGTGTGGGATCAGTTGGAGCTCGGTCCTCTGGAGTCTGTCTGTGTGGCTGTTAACCAGGAGTTGGTTCGATCCGATCAGCCGCTGCGAGCTGGTGACGAATTGGCCTTTCTTCCCCCCTTTACCGGTGGTTGA
- a CDS encoding GNAT family N-acetyltransferase, whose amino-acid sequence MALRRITPNDQSLLRDIYADAIESQAGMLYSQQQVQAWSALAWLPGVLDRTFQEGSGWISGAGAAFAIRYPATRLALLYCRGSAARQGHASQLLVQIELDAMSCGLNQLTTEASQFSRPLLEHFGWRLVAPETIAIGGVEFERYRMVKDLLHA is encoded by the coding sequence ATGGCCCTGCGCCGGATCACACCCAACGACCAATCTCTCTTGCGCGACATCTATGCCGATGCGATCGAATCGCAGGCTGGGATGCTTTATTCGCAGCAGCAGGTTCAGGCCTGGTCGGCTTTGGCCTGGTTGCCGGGAGTGCTTGATCGCACCTTTCAGGAGGGATCGGGTTGGATCAGTGGTGCGGGTGCTGCTTTTGCGATCCGTTATCCCGCAACCCGGTTGGCGCTTTTGTACTGCCGAGGATCAGCAGCACGCCAAGGCCATGCCTCGCAGCTCCTGGTCCAGATTGAGCTAGACGCCATGAGCTGTGGTTTGAATCAGCTCACGACCGAGGCGAGTCAGTTCAGCCGTCCTTTGCTTGAACATTTCGGCTGGCGATTGGTTGCACCAGAAACCATTGCGATTGGCGGTGTGGAATTCGAGCGCTATCGCATGGTCAAGGATTTGCTCCACGCCTGA
- a CDS encoding anthranilate phosphoribosyltransferase family protein, with the protein MTDAKASGKERFKSHLRKVGSGEHTSKGLSREEAAEALDLMLQQEATPAQIGAFLIAHRIRRPEPQELTGMLDTYRRLGPKLHSKTGSIAPVCFCMPFDGRKRTAPIYPLTALVLLASSQPVVLQGGDRMPVKYGVTAIDLFRELGVELSGLSLSAVQAGLDSNGFALVHQPDHFAIAESLISYREELGKRPPVASLELLWTPHQGEHLLISGFVHPPTESRAWEALRLAEEAKVVTVKGLEGGTDLPIGRACITARIDHGQQQRLILHPRDHGCHEADPEWTNPATWAQQALAALNNGGPLLNALRWNAGVYLWFAGQSASLEAGLERAQEMLQNGSALTALHQLQAWSKSLTMR; encoded by the coding sequence TTGACTGACGCCAAAGCCTCCGGCAAAGAGCGGTTCAAGAGTCACCTCCGCAAAGTTGGCAGCGGAGAACACACCAGCAAAGGACTCAGTCGAGAAGAAGCGGCAGAAGCTCTCGATCTCATGCTTCAGCAGGAAGCAACCCCGGCTCAAATCGGCGCTTTTCTGATTGCCCATCGCATCCGTCGTCCGGAGCCGCAGGAGCTCACGGGGATGCTCGACACGTACCGACGCCTTGGTCCGAAACTCCACTCCAAAACCGGCAGCATTGCACCGGTGTGCTTCTGCATGCCCTTCGACGGACGCAAGCGCACGGCACCGATCTATCCCCTCACCGCTCTTGTCCTGTTAGCAAGCAGCCAACCGGTGGTTCTGCAAGGAGGGGATCGAATGCCTGTCAAATATGGCGTGACCGCCATCGATCTCTTCCGAGAGTTAGGTGTTGAGCTCAGTGGACTCTCTCTCTCCGCCGTGCAGGCGGGTCTGGACAGCAACGGCTTCGCGTTGGTGCATCAACCCGATCACTTCGCCATCGCCGAAAGCTTGATTAGTTACCGCGAGGAATTGGGTAAACGCCCCCCCGTCGCCAGCCTTGAACTGCTCTGGACCCCCCATCAGGGTGAACACCTCTTGATCAGCGGCTTCGTCCACCCTCCAACCGAAAGTCGGGCATGGGAAGCACTCCGCCTTGCCGAAGAAGCCAAGGTGGTGACCGTGAAAGGTTTGGAAGGCGGAACCGACCTGCCCATCGGGCGCGCCTGCATCACCGCACGAATCGATCACGGCCAGCAACAACGTCTGATTCTTCACCCGCGAGACCACGGCTGCCATGAAGCAGATCCTGAATGGACCAATCCCGCAACCTGGGCGCAACAGGCCCTTGCAGCACTCAACAACGGCGGGCCTCTACTGAACGCCTTGCGCTGGAATGCTGGTGTCTATCTTTGGTTCGCTGGCCAAAGCGCAAGCCTCGAGGCTGGTCTTGAACGTGCGCAAGAGATGCTCCAAAACGGCTCAGCTCTCACGGCCTTGCATCAACTTCAGGCGTGGAGCAAATCCTTGACCATGCGATAG
- a CDS encoding cyanate hydratase: protein MSQLLRSLSSLLGSQQTNNATLTSLVLERLYYADGRHHPEHPKHGSFQGLSTVT from the coding sequence ATGAGCCAACTACTACGGTCGCTTTCTTCCTTACTGGGCAGCCAGCAAACCAACAATGCAACGTTGACGAGCTTGGTTCTCGAACGTCTTTATTACGCAGACGGGCGTCACCATCCAGAGCACCCCAAGCATGGAAGCTTCCAAGGACTGTCAACTGTTACCTAA
- the moaB gene encoding molybdenum cofactor biosynthesis protein B encodes MSLAIALLTISDSRTLADDPSGDRLQQQLESADHLLTERRLCPDDRYIIRAELSRWIADPGVDVVITCGGTGLTGRDGTPEAITPLLDKTIDGFGELFRVLSFETIGTSTLQSRCLAGVANGTFVFVLPGSLDAVETAWTKLIRSQLDETTRPCNLAQLRSRLRESATKRVKKESAS; translated from the coding sequence GTGAGTTTGGCCATCGCACTTTTAACCATCTCCGATAGCAGAACCCTCGCGGATGATCCCAGTGGCGATCGGCTCCAACAACAGTTGGAATCGGCGGATCATCTCCTCACCGAACGCCGTCTCTGTCCGGATGACCGCTACATCATCCGAGCTGAACTGAGCCGTTGGATCGCAGACCCCGGCGTGGATGTTGTGATCACCTGTGGCGGTACAGGCCTGACGGGACGTGACGGAACTCCCGAAGCCATTACCCCCCTTTTAGACAAGACCATCGATGGATTCGGGGAGCTCTTCCGCGTGTTGTCGTTCGAGACGATTGGCACCAGCACTTTGCAAAGCCGATGTCTTGCTGGTGTTGCCAATGGCACCTTTGTCTTCGTGCTTCCAGGCTCCCTTGATGCCGTCGAAACCGCCTGGACAAAACTGATTCGCTCTCAGCTCGATGAGACCACAAGGCCTTGCAACCTGGCCCAACTTCGATCTCGCCTGCGGGAATCCGCCACAAAGCGCGTCAAAAAGGAATCGGCATCGTGA
- the cobA gene encoding uroporphyrinogen-III C-methyltransferase, whose translation MLAVTDSNPGTVYLVGAGPGDPELLTLKAHRLLTRCDALVYDSLVPKEVLDLVPQHCERQFVGKRRGHHSVPQPSTNAVLVDMAKRHECVVRLKGGDPFLFGRGGEEAAYLAARNIPVEVVPGVTAGIAAPAYAGIPVTHRRSGSSVTFVTGHEEIDKRRPSVDWRALAKASDGLVIYMGLHNLPKIAEELIAGGLADNTPVAVIQQGTVEGQRCLKAALSEVAVATREQKFKSPSIVVVGDVIDQQVEACRPKPAAVTMPIPF comes from the coding sequence ATGCTTGCCGTGACTGACTCCAACCCAGGAACTGTGTATTTGGTGGGTGCTGGCCCTGGTGATCCAGAACTGCTCACGCTGAAGGCCCATCGCTTGCTGACGCGATGTGATGCCTTGGTTTACGACTCCCTTGTGCCGAAGGAAGTGCTCGATCTCGTTCCTCAGCATTGCGAACGCCAATTCGTTGGAAAGCGACGCGGACACCACTCCGTGCCTCAGCCCAGCACCAATGCAGTGCTTGTGGACATGGCGAAACGACACGAATGCGTTGTGCGTTTGAAGGGTGGTGACCCGTTTCTGTTTGGCCGTGGCGGTGAGGAGGCTGCATATTTGGCGGCGCGCAATATTCCTGTGGAAGTTGTTCCCGGAGTTACAGCCGGGATCGCGGCCCCTGCCTACGCCGGAATTCCTGTCACCCATCGCAGATCAGGGTCGTCGGTGACGTTTGTCACCGGCCACGAGGAAATTGATAAACGCAGGCCATCTGTTGATTGGCGTGCTTTGGCCAAGGCCAGTGATGGACTTGTGATTTACATGGGGCTTCACAATTTGCCCAAAATTGCAGAGGAGTTAATCGCTGGTGGTCTTGCGGATAACACTCCTGTTGCTGTGATTCAGCAAGGCACGGTGGAAGGCCAACGCTGTCTTAAGGCTGCGTTGTCGGAGGTGGCTGTTGCGACGCGAGAGCAGAAGTTCAAGTCTCCTTCGATTGTGGTGGTGGGAGACGTGATCGATCAGCAGGTTGAAGCTTGCAGACCCAAGCCTGCTGCGGTCACGATGCCGATTCCTTTTTGA
- a CDS encoding phage capsid protein, whose protein sequence is MHSDESVLWERLAQSRQAPLEPSWLGENYSPSLSIDLRRAICEKLGMLAERGWPIIQFLLQEHGLEPDLVMAAGLSHQPESRDWLVQQLHSGEQHDDNLQLTLVQALSCWGADVPQHIVMDCLKHPAQQQRLAGLQLLVFRAYTLNDQNLLNLCEPALQDFRDAVVVAAIRLLQRRDGAAISERLSELSETGSDSISDAAIRALGCIGTSTSQRCLLEISQSLTNEKRRKMASQQLAQQFRN, encoded by the coding sequence ATGCATAGTGACGAGTCCGTTCTTTGGGAGCGGCTCGCGCAATCAAGACAGGCTCCTTTAGAGCCTTCCTGGCTGGGGGAGAACTACTCCCCCAGCCTTTCTATTGATCTGCGTCGAGCGATCTGCGAAAAACTAGGAATGCTCGCTGAACGAGGCTGGCCAATCATCCAGTTTCTATTGCAAGAGCATGGCTTAGAGCCAGATTTAGTCATGGCTGCTGGTCTCAGCCACCAACCTGAATCTCGCGATTGGCTAGTTCAACAACTCCATAGCGGTGAGCAGCACGATGACAATCTTCAGCTAACCCTTGTACAAGCACTGTCGTGCTGGGGTGCCGATGTTCCACAGCACATCGTGATGGACTGCCTCAAGCATCCAGCACAACAACAACGGCTAGCAGGACTGCAATTGCTAGTTTTTCGTGCCTACACCTTGAACGATCAGAACCTTCTCAACCTCTGCGAACCAGCCCTTCAAGACTTTCGCGATGCCGTAGTGGTTGCTGCGATTCGTTTACTTCAACGGCGCGATGGTGCTGCGATTTCTGAACGATTATCTGAGTTATCAGAAACTGGTTCTGACTCCATTTCCGATGCTGCAATACGTGCTCTGGGCTGCATTGGAACATCAACCAGTCAACGTTGCTTGCTTGAAATAAGCCAATCGCTGACTAATGAAAAACGTCGAAAAATGGCCAGCCAACAGCTCGCTCAACAATTCCGAAACTAA
- a CDS encoding molybdenum cofactor biosynthesis protein MoaE produces the protein MVEIGQDDSIRVQIRPDPFSAFEALECWAGAAAASAVFLGRVRPQTLDGEPLQALELQHYPGFCERQLLQLAREQLQHHGATRALVLHRVGTLLPGELIVLVAVEADRRGCAQRCCSDLLEALKHQAPFWKREWFSDQGTWLSGNTPL, from the coding sequence GTGGTTGAAATCGGACAGGACGATTCCATTCGGGTGCAAATTCGGCCTGATCCCTTTTCCGCTTTTGAGGCGTTGGAGTGTTGGGCTGGAGCTGCGGCTGCAAGTGCAGTTTTTCTTGGGCGCGTGCGTCCGCAGACGCTTGATGGTGAGCCTCTACAGGCGTTGGAGTTGCAGCATTACCCCGGTTTTTGTGAGCGTCAGCTTTTGCAGTTGGCCCGAGAACAGCTGCAGCACCACGGAGCGACGCGCGCGTTGGTTCTCCATCGCGTTGGAACGTTGCTCCCCGGTGAGCTCATTGTTTTGGTGGCCGTTGAGGCAGACCGCCGTGGCTGCGCTCAGCGTTGTTGTAGTGACCTTTTAGAAGCGTTGAAGCATCAGGCACCCTTTTGGAAGAGGGAGTGGTTTTCAGACCAGGGCACTTGGCTGAGCGGGAATACGCCGCTTTAA
- the ppk1 gene encoding polyphosphate kinase 1, which produces MCAAALSPDEYINRELSWIAFNQRVLAQALDQRTPLLDQAKFSAIFSNNLDEFFMVRVASLKSQVEAGISTPSEDGQTPFEQLQTIREHLLPLLKQQQEHYRYQLKQQLRDHNVQLLDYAQLNQPQCAWVDDYFQTSIFPVLTPLAVDPAHPFPFVSNLSLNVAAVVRDPETDQRQLARIKVPKKNLPRFVAIPSQLSNDNPEPIHTAIPVEQAIAFNLELLFPGMTIEGHYFYRVTRDADLELRDLEADDLMLALEQGLRKRRMGGEVVRLEVANEMPGDVIDMLMTGLNVEEADLYKIDGPLGLDDLFGLTGLPISKLKSKSHTGQTPSTLARTQQNLIDEGAIKPEEFETIFSVMRQQDILLHHPYDLFSTTVEEFINQAADDPKVMGIKMTLYRTSTDSPIIAALIRAAENGKQVMALVELKARFDEDNNIQWARHLERSGVHVVYGVLGLKTHTKIVLVVRKEKEKLQSYVHIGTGNYNSKTSKLYTDLGLLSTRPELGKDLVELFNYLTGFSKQQSFRRLLVAPVTLRKGMESLIRREIDHAKAGRQGVIRAKMNSLVDPDIIALLYEASQVGVQIELIIRGMCSLIPGREGLSDNIKVISIVGQFLEHSRIFWFANGDEPEAYIGSADWMTRNLDRRVEAITPIEEPALRRKLERLLDLYIQDNRGAWDMHVDGSFTQRMPGDDQPECNSQIQLTSLWSRGLHPGQ; this is translated from the coding sequence ATGTGTGCAGCTGCCCTCAGTCCAGATGAATACATCAATAGGGAGCTGAGTTGGATTGCGTTTAACCAGCGGGTCTTAGCCCAAGCGCTCGATCAGCGCACTCCATTACTAGACCAAGCCAAATTCAGTGCAATTTTTAGCAATAATCTCGATGAATTCTTCATGGTGCGAGTTGCATCTCTGAAGTCACAAGTAGAAGCTGGGATCAGCACGCCTAGCGAAGATGGCCAAACACCTTTTGAACAACTTCAAACGATTCGCGAGCATTTATTGCCACTTTTAAAGCAACAGCAAGAACATTACCGATACCAACTGAAGCAGCAATTAAGAGATCACAACGTTCAACTACTTGATTACGCGCAACTCAATCAACCCCAATGCGCCTGGGTTGATGACTATTTCCAAACCTCAATCTTTCCCGTTCTCACCCCCCTGGCTGTCGATCCCGCCCATCCGTTTCCCTTCGTGAGCAACCTCAGTCTGAACGTGGCGGCGGTCGTGAGAGATCCCGAAACTGACCAACGGCAACTGGCAAGGATCAAAGTTCCGAAAAAAAATCTCCCACGCTTTGTTGCCATTCCATCGCAACTCAGCAATGACAATCCGGAACCGATCCACACGGCAATTCCTGTCGAACAGGCGATCGCCTTCAATCTCGAACTGCTCTTTCCTGGCATGACCATTGAAGGACATTATTTTTATCGAGTCACCCGTGATGCCGACCTGGAACTCAGAGATTTAGAAGCAGACGATTTAATGCTTGCCCTTGAACAAGGTCTTCGAAAACGTCGCATGGGTGGCGAGGTTGTGCGCTTAGAAGTTGCGAATGAAATGCCAGGTGATGTGATCGATATGCTGATGACGGGGCTCAATGTTGAAGAGGCTGATCTCTACAAAATTGATGGTCCTTTAGGGCTTGATGATCTCTTTGGCCTAACAGGTCTGCCAATTTCAAAACTAAAAAGCAAGTCTCACACTGGACAAACACCAAGCACCCTTGCAAGAACTCAGCAGAACCTGATTGATGAAGGCGCGATTAAACCCGAAGAATTTGAAACTATTTTTTCCGTGATGCGTCAACAGGACATCCTGTTACATCACCCCTACGACCTCTTCTCAACAACAGTTGAGGAGTTCATCAACCAAGCGGCCGACGACCCAAAGGTGATGGGCATCAAAATGACCCTGTATCGCACCTCAACTGACTCGCCAATCATCGCAGCCCTGATTCGCGCCGCAGAAAATGGCAAACAAGTCATGGCTCTCGTGGAGCTAAAAGCTAGATTTGATGAAGACAATAATATTCAATGGGCGAGACATCTAGAACGATCTGGAGTGCACGTTGTCTATGGAGTTTTAGGACTAAAAACACATACAAAGATCGTGCTCGTTGTTCGCAAAGAAAAGGAAAAGCTCCAGAGCTACGTCCACATTGGAACGGGTAATTACAACTCAAAAACATCAAAGCTTTACACAGATTTGGGACTATTATCAACACGTCCAGAGCTGGGCAAAGATCTAGTAGAACTGTTTAACTACCTCACAGGCTTCTCCAAACAACAGAGTTTCCGAAGGCTTCTTGTTGCCCCAGTCACCCTCCGGAAGGGCATGGAGTCTCTGATCCGTCGTGAAATTGATCACGCCAAGGCAGGTCGACAAGGGGTTATTCGAGCAAAAATGAATTCACTTGTCGACCCAGACATTATCGCACTGCTCTACGAAGCATCACAGGTTGGCGTTCAAATTGAACTCATTATCCGCGGAATGTGCAGTCTTATTCCAGGGCGCGAAGGTCTCAGCGACAACATCAAAGTGATCAGCATTGTGGGCCAGTTCTTGGAACATTCACGCATCTTCTGGTTTGCCAATGGTGATGAGCCTGAGGCTTATATCGGAAGCGCCGATTGGATGACTCGCAATTTGGATCGGCGCGTCGAAGCCATTACACCGATTGAAGAACCTGCCTTGCGCCGCAAGCTCGAACGCTTGCTCGACCTCTATATCCAAGACAATCGAGGTGCTTGGGATATGCATGTTGATGGAAGCTTCACGCAACGCATGCCGGGAGATGATCAACCCGAATGCAATTCCCAAATTCAACTCACAAGCCTGTGGAGCCGAGGACTTCATCCAGGGCAGTAA
- the cynS gene encoding cyanase, with product MTVSVTESLMVAKKAKGLSFADLESAMGLDEVWIASLFYGQATASKEEAEKLAGLLSLDSATTAALQEFPVKGSLDPVIPTDPLIYRFYEIMQVYGMPLKDVIQEHFGDGIMSAIDFTLDVDKVEDSKGDRVKITMCGKFLPYKKW from the coding sequence ATGACTGTTTCCGTAACTGAATCATTGATGGTGGCCAAAAAAGCCAAGGGTCTCAGTTTTGCTGACCTTGAGTCTGCGATGGGGCTGGATGAAGTTTGGATTGCTTCTTTGTTTTATGGCCAGGCCACAGCATCGAAGGAAGAAGCGGAGAAGTTAGCTGGTTTATTGTCTCTTGATTCCGCTACAACGGCAGCGTTGCAGGAGTTTCCAGTGAAGGGCAGCTTGGATCCCGTTATCCCAACTGATCCCTTGATTTATCGCTTTTATGAGATCATGCAAGTTTATGGAATGCCCCTTAAAGATGTAATTCAAGAGCATTTTGGTGATGGCATTATGAGTGCAATCGACTTTACGCTTGATGTTGATAAAGTGGAAGATTCAAAAGGTGACCGTGTAAAAATTACGATGTGTGGAAAATTTCTTCCCTACAAAAAGTGGTGA